The genomic DNA GAGAGGCTGCTTTTCATAACGCTTTCGCTGGCAAACACGAAAGTAAACTTGTACCTGAAAACAACAAAATTACTTTACACATCTTTGTAGATCAGTCGTCAGTAGAGGTGTTTGGAAATCAAGGACAAGTGGTTATCACAGATTTAATTTTTCCAAGCGAAGAACATAAGGAAATAGAACTGTATGTAAAAGAGGGAGATGTAATTTTACAATCGCTAGAGTTTTATACATTAAAATCTACTTGGCGATAATTTAAGAAATCGGGAGATTAAAGCAATGCTGCTTCTCTCCCCTTTTTCTTGCAACCAGTTGAAGACACCACGGATGGACAGAAAGTGAAAATACTTTTCTAAAAAGGTGATGTCATGATTAGAAAACTAAAGTGGAAAAAGGTTTTCTCAGTGCTTTTAATTTTAGTACTTATGTATCAATCATTTATACCATTTTCAGTGCCTGTTCACTCAGCTTCCCTACCAGTAGTGAAAGATGAAATCTACCGTCCAGGGTATCATTTTACTCCAGAGAAAAATTGGATGAACGATCCTAATGGTATGGTTTATTACAATGGGGAGTATCATTTGTTTTATCAGCATAATCCTACTGATAAAGTATGGGGGCCGATGTATTGGGGTCATGCAATTAGTAAAGATCTCGTAAACTGGGAGCACTATCCAATATCGGTTTATCCAGATGAAAATGGGTTTGCATGGTCTGGGAGTGCGGTGGTGGATTATGAAAATACATCTGGTTTAGGAACAAAAGAAAATCCACCCATGGTTGCTCTATATACGAGTGAACTTGGCGGCGATAATCAACATGTGAGTGTTTCTTATAGTGGAGATAGCGGAAGAACATGGTCCACGCTTGAACAAAATCCAATCATCTCCATGCCGAATGAGTTAAAAGCAAGTAATGGAGGATCAGGTGTGTTCCGAGATCCAAAGGTATTTTGGCATGAACAAACGAAGCAATGGATGTTTGTCATCACTAGTGGAAAGCGCATCGATATTTACTCATCAACTAATCTATTAGACTGGAAAAAGGTAAGCGAATTTTCAGATCCTAAAGCAGCAGAACTTGGTCTTTGGGAATGTCCAGATTTATTCGAGTTGCCCCTGTATGATACGAATGGAAACCAAACAGGTTCGAAATGGGTGCTAACGGTAAGTATAAATCCAACACCAACGGGTGGAACAGGGATGCACTATTATGTGGGGGAATTTAATGGTACAACATTTACTCCAGATGACAACTCCAAACCATTAAATTGGGCAGATTACGGGGCCGATTTTTACGCAGCAGTTACATGGAGTAACACTGTTGAGCAGCCAGAAGATGGTCGAAGAATCTGGTTAGGCTGGATGAATAATCCTGCACAATACGCAGGGCAAATTCCAACTTCCACCTGGAGAGGTGCCACAACTGTGCCGCGTGAGCTTTCATTAGTGGAAACAAATGAAGGGGTTAGATTAAAGCAGCAACCAGTCAAGGAATTAATTAGTTTACGAGATACAGCGAATGAAGTGAAAATCGCGAATCAAAAATTTTCAACTATAAATGTATTAGAAAATGTAACCGCTGATATGTTTGAGCTTGAAGCTGAGTTTAACCTGAATGAAACATCAGCATCTGAGTTTGGATTTCAAGTACGTAAAGGGGACAATGAAGGAACTACCATTTCCTATCAAGTGGCAGACGGAAAATTATCAGTAAACCGGACACAATCAGGAGAGACCGATTTTCATAAGGATTTTCCTTCCATTCAGTATACGAATCTAACAGTAAATGATGGAATCTTACACGTAAAACTGTTAGTTGACCGTTCTTCGGTTGAGGTGTTTGCAGAAGAAGGAACCGCCGTGTTTACGAATCAAATCTTCCCGAGTGAAACAAGCAAAAAAATTGAATTATATGCAAAAGACGGAGAGGTATCATTACGTTCCTTATCCTTCTATCCATTAAAAGAAGCATCATTTACGAAATTTGTAGAAGACGTGGATGTAGAAAACCTTCCAAATACGATTGAAAATCCTAATTTTGAAACAGGTGATTTAACTGGCTGGACAACAACGGGCTCGGCGTTTAGGGCACCTGTCTCCGATGTGAAAAGCTTTTGGGGTGGGCCATTTGAGCATGAAGGTATCTATCATTCATGGGGATTCCTCGGAGCGAAGAGTGATGATAAATCAGATTTACGAACCGGTGTAATGAAGTCTAGCAATTTTGTGCTGGAAGGAAATGGAGTTATTGACTTTTTAGTAGGTGGAGGTCAGGACCTAAATACCCTGTATGTAGCACTAGTAAATGCTTCAACCGGTGAAGAGCTGATGAAGGCGACAGGAGCAAATACAGAAAAATACCGGCGAGTCAAGTGGGATGCTTCCGAGTACTTGGGAGAAGCACTCTTTATAAAAGTAGTAGATTATCATTCTGGTGGTTTTGGTCATATCAATGTGGATGATTTTCATGTTTTTAACGAAGACGTAGGAAAGCAAGATGATCTCATTAACCCTGGCTTTGAAACAGGAGATTTAACTGGATGGACAGCAGAAGGAAATGCATTCAATGGAACGGTAACTGACCAAGCCACTTATTGGGATACACAAATTCCGTTTGAACATCAAGGGAAGTATCATCTATGGGGCTTTAACGGTGCGGATCCCAATGGAGCGGATCAAAGAACTGGAACCCTCACTTCTAATATCTTTGAACTATCAGGAAATGGTGACGTCTCTTTCCTAGTAGGAGGGGGAGATGAGATGGATGGGGAGAAAAAGTACGATTTATATGTTGCCTTGGTTCGTGCTTCCGATGGAAAAGAGTTGTTCAAAGCAACAGGACCTGAATCAGAGTCATATAAACGTGTTACCTGGAAGGCTTCGGAATATGTAGGTGAAAAAGTATATATCAAAGTGGTCGATCAACATATAGGAGGGTTTGGACATCTGAATGTGGATGATTTTCAAGTGAAAGGTCGCGGGATGTTAAGTCACTGGAGTTTTGATGAACAAAAGGGCCATACCGCTCTTGAATCAGTCAAAAACGAACAGCTAAAGGTAGAATATGTTTTTAATGAAGCAAAGTATAAGCCTTCTACCGATCCGCTTTGGAGAAAAGGGGTCGTGGGTCAGGCACTTCTATTTGATGGCTATTCCACTTATATCAATCAACCTATTAAAAAGGCAGCACAGCCAAGTGATGCATTGACAATAGAAGCATGGGTAGCACCACGATCGTATGAATGGGGAGATCTTGGTCAGCTGTCAGCGATTGTTAATCAGCACAATAAAGCTCAAGGCGAAGGCTATATTTTAGGAATGGGTCGACATGGAAAATGGTCATTCCAAGCCGGGATGAATGGCGAATGGAAAGAAGTGTGGGCAAAAGAAGACAAACCGCTTGAAAAAGATCAGTGGTCCTATATTGTAGCCACTTTTGACCAAGATGAAAAAAAGATGAAGTTATTTTTAAATGGTGACCTGGTTGGGGAAGTAGATACTCCTAGAAATGCCACGATTACAGCGACCGAGAATAATCTTTTAATTGGTAAGCATAATTCAGCCGCCGTATTAAGCTCGTTTACAGCAAATATGTTTAACGGGATGATTGATGATCTGAAAATCTACAATAAAGCATTATCTGAAGAGGAGATTAAAAGCCACTATCAACAAGTGATTACAAGCCATGAAAATGAACAGTTACCTCTTCCGGATTTATCTTTTGACCGCAGTGTGTATGATGGGGATCGCTATCGCCCACAATATCATTTTCTCTCACCAGGTCACTGGATGAATGAACCTCATGCGCCGTTTTATTATAACGGAAAATATCATCTCTTCTATCAGCATAATCCTCAAGGACCTTATTGGCATCAAATCCATTGGGGTCACGCGGTAAGTGATGATATGGTTCATTGGGAAGATGCGCCAGTTGCGTTAGCTCCATCAGGTGTGTCACCAGACGGAGTATGGTCTGGCTCTGCAAGCTTTGATGAAAATGGAGAGCCGGTGTTATTTTTTACAGCGGGAGATGACAGTAAAACACCGAACCAAATGACAGGTTTGGCGAAACCGATGGATGTCCAAGATCCAATGCTGAAGATGTGGGATATGTTAGAACATCCGGTTACAGTTCAAGCACCTGATCTTCCAGCAGAGGAAGGGAAGGTAATGTATGGTCAGTTCCGTGATCCATTTGTCTGGCAAGATGGTGATACTTGGTATCAAATTGTTGGTTCGGGTATTGAGAATGTTGGTGGATCCGCACTCCTTTACACTTCAAAAGACCTGGAAAATTGGGAGTATAACGGTCCATTCTTTACAGGGAATTCCAAAGCCTATCCAAAAACTGGAGATGTATGGGAATTACCAGTGTTTTTACCTATTGGGAAGGATGCAAACGGAGAACAAAAGTATGCGTTTTTTATCAATCCTTGGTTTAAGAGCTATAGTGAACATAATGTAAAATACGTGTTCCATTGGGTGGGCTCATGGGATAAAGAAAAGAATAAATTTATCCCAGACCATGAGGAGCCGAAACTATTTGATTACGGTGTTCATTTTACTGGACCAAGTGGAATGATTGATGATAAAGGACGTTCGATCCTATTTAGTATTGCTCAAGACCGAAGAACGGACCAGGAGCATTATGATGCAGGTTGGGCACATAACGCTGGTTTACCATTAGAATTGTCTCTATTAAAGAATGGAGAGCTTGGTGTTGAGCCGATTAAAGAATTAGAAACTCTCCGAGGCAAACAACTGATTAATATTAGAAATTCGAGTCTATCAAAGGCAAATAAGAAGCTTGAGAAAGTGAAAGGAGATATGTTAGAAATCATCCTTGAAATTAAAGCAAAATCGGATGAGAAATATGGTATTAAAGTTCGTCAATCAGGAGATTCATCAGAAGAAGTCAACCTCTATTTTGACGAAACAAACGAGCAATTTGGAGTAGACGCTAGCAAAATGAGTGTAGACCCTGATGTTGCGAAAACTAGCAGTTCTGGAACTCTTTCCACAGAAGGAGAAAATGTGAAGCTTCATATTTTCCTAGACCGATCGATGATTGAAACGTATGCGAATGGGCAAAAAAGCATTACCACAAGAGCCTACCCAACAAAAGCGGATGCATTAGGACTTGAACTTTGGAGTAAGAACGGAAAGGCAAATATTGTCTCAATGAAAGTATATGAGATGGGATCTGCCTATAGTGACACAGTCGTACAAGCGTATTATGGGGATGATACCCCTAAAGAGGAAATTCCACATGGCGAATTAATGAATCATGACTTTCAAACAGGAGATTTAACCGGATGGACGATTGTAGAAGGAAATACTTTTACAAATGACCATGTGACCAATAAGAACGATTGGGGATGGGGGGGTCCTTTCGGTCAGGCAACAACTTCGACTGACCCCAATAAATTTCATCTATGGGGATTTCATCCTGATCACGGGGGAGATGCGGCAACGGGTGTGTTGAAATCTGCAGACTTTGTCCTCGGAGGAGATGGTCAAATTGACTTCTTAACTTCAGGTGGAGCAGATGAACAGCTTCTATATGTAGCACTTGTTGACGCAGAAACGAACGAAATATTAATGAAAGCAACTGGCCATAACGGCGAAGCCTACAGAAGAGTTAGATGGGACGCTTCAGAGTTTATCGGTAGAAAGCTGTATATTCAAGTTGTTGATAAACATACAGGAGGATGGGGGCATATTAATCTAGATGATGTGAATGTTCCAGTGGAGCTGGAGGGGAAGTAGTGGTTTTTATGGCCACCAGAGCTCAGTATAATAAGATTTCGCTCTAAATAGATAGAAAGGAGGAAGTTCGTTGGAACTTCCTCCTTTCTATTGCTCTCTATTTCGTTTTACTCGGCCAAATCAACCCAATGATCACGCCAATAAAAGCGGGCAGCATCCACCCAAGGCCAATTTGATATAGTGGTAAATAATTCACATAAAAAGTTTTAACACTCTCAAACAATCCTACAGTCGCTCCAGGTAAATAAGTTGCTAATGTGCTATACCCATCAATGATACTGACAAAGAATGTGAGTAGCATCGAAGCAGCGAAAACGCTTTGTTTGCCTTTAAATAGCGGTGAAAATAAAGCCAATAAAATTAGAACAATCGCTAACGGATATAGGAACATTAATACTGGGATAGAAAACAAAATGATATTGTTCAAACCGAAATTAGCAATGGCAAAAGAAACGATACATAACATAAGCACAAACCAACGGTAACTTACTTTTGGAAATACATTATGGAAAAATTCACTACACGCCGTAATAAGTCCAATACTCGTTTTTAAACAAGCGAGAACAATAATAATCGCTAATAAAATATTACCGAATGATCCGAAGTAATGCTGAGAAACGGCAGCAAATATCTCCCCGCCATTCGTAAACGTTCCAACTGCGGTTATACTAGATGCACCCATAAACGTAATAAGACCATAAATGAGCGTCATAAGTCCCATCGCAAATACACCTGACTGCCAAGTCGCTTTAGCAATGGCTTTCGTTTCGGTAATTCCCTGACTCTTAATCGCGTTGATAACAACAATTCCGAAGGCAAGGGAGGCAAGGGCATCCATCGTGTTATAGCCTTCTTTAAAGCCAGTCATAAAGGCTAAGTTTTTATACTCACCAGTTGGTTCACCAAAGTTACCCATCGGCTTCAAAATCGCAGTCACAATTAAAATAAATAAAAATAGTAAAAAGGCCGGTGTTAAATACTTTCCAACGTAGTCCATAATCTTTGCTGGGTTTAAAGAGAAATAATAAACAATGGCAAAAAATACAAGGCTAAATAGTCCGAGCCATAAACTTGCTGAATCTGGATTGATATACGGTTCGAAGCCAACAACGAATGGTACTGTTGCCGTTCGTGGGATCGCGAAGAACGGTCCAATCGTTAAGTAAAGGGCCATCGCAAATACGACACCAAAAAGTGGATGCACCCGACTTGCTAAATCACGAAGGCCTGTACTTCCTGATAATCCAATTGCAAGAATACCTAAAAAGGGGAGGCCAATGGCTGTGACTAAAAATCCAATAAGTGCTGGCCAAAAGTTTGTACCTGCAAGTTGGCCTAATTGGATAGGAAAAATTAAATTTCCTGCACCAAAGTAAAGACCGAATAGCATTGTACCGATCAATGCATAAGTGGAAAACGGTATTTTCTGTTGCATGTTGAAACTCCTTCTAGATGTTTTTTTGATTAAACTACTATATTACAAACATATTTTAGTAGTCACAATAAATTCGAATATATAGATTTATTGTTATATTGTCAATCTGGCTATTCAATAAACTATCCTTGCCTGAAGGAAAGTGAGATATTGTAACGAATTTAAAGAGGAAATAAAAGAAATTGTCAAAGTGGATGGAAGGGTGATATTGATGTGGTATCAAAATAAATTAACGGAACTACTAGGATTGGATTATCCGATCATTCAAGCACCTATGGCAGGTGGTGTTACGACTTCCAGGTTTGTCTCTACGGTGTCAAACGCAGGGGCCTTAGGGATGATTGGTGCTGGATATATGCAGCCCGATGAATTACGTCTTCAGATAAGGGAAATAAAATCTTTAACTACCAGAACATTTGGGGTTAACTTATTTATACCAGAACAACCCGAGATATCAGAAGAAGGTATTAATGAAGCAAACGAACTCTTACAACCTCTTAGAAACACATTAGGGATAAAAGGTGAATTACCTACATACGAAAACGGCTCTACATTTGAAGAAAAAGTAAAAATAATCATTGAAGAAAAGGTGCCTGTGTGCTCTTTTACTTTTGGTATCCCATCAGAGGATGTAATAAGAGAATTAAAGAAACATAAGATCATTGTCATTGGAACAGCTACAACTGTGAATGAAGCTGTAATCAATGAAAATATGGGGATGGATGCTGTTGTAGTTCAAGGAAGTGAAGCTGGGGGGCATCGGGGAACTTTTATAAAAGATACGCAAGAAAGTCTAATAGGCTTAATGGCTTTAGTGCCTCAGGTTGTGGATCGTGTCAGTATTCCCGTCATTGCTTCCGGCGGAGTGATGGATGGTAGAGGTTTGATAGCTTCTATGTTTTTAGGCTCAAAAGCAGTTCAAATGGGGACAGCTTTCCTCACTACGATAGAGAGTGGAGCACATGAAGAGCACAAAAATGCTATT from Robertmurraya sp. FSL R5-0851 includes the following:
- a CDS encoding GH32 C-terminal domain-containing protein, yielding MIRKLKWKKVFSVLLILVLMYQSFIPFSVPVHSASLPVVKDEIYRPGYHFTPEKNWMNDPNGMVYYNGEYHLFYQHNPTDKVWGPMYWGHAISKDLVNWEHYPISVYPDENGFAWSGSAVVDYENTSGLGTKENPPMVALYTSELGGDNQHVSVSYSGDSGRTWSTLEQNPIISMPNELKASNGGSGVFRDPKVFWHEQTKQWMFVITSGKRIDIYSSTNLLDWKKVSEFSDPKAAELGLWECPDLFELPLYDTNGNQTGSKWVLTVSINPTPTGGTGMHYYVGEFNGTTFTPDDNSKPLNWADYGADFYAAVTWSNTVEQPEDGRRIWLGWMNNPAQYAGQIPTSTWRGATTVPRELSLVETNEGVRLKQQPVKELISLRDTANEVKIANQKFSTINVLENVTADMFELEAEFNLNETSASEFGFQVRKGDNEGTTISYQVADGKLSVNRTQSGETDFHKDFPSIQYTNLTVNDGILHVKLLVDRSSVEVFAEEGTAVFTNQIFPSETSKKIELYAKDGEVSLRSLSFYPLKEASFTKFVEDVDVENLPNTIENPNFETGDLTGWTTTGSAFRAPVSDVKSFWGGPFEHEGIYHSWGFLGAKSDDKSDLRTGVMKSSNFVLEGNGVIDFLVGGGQDLNTLYVALVNASTGEELMKATGANTEKYRRVKWDASEYLGEALFIKVVDYHSGGFGHINVDDFHVFNEDVGKQDDLINPGFETGDLTGWTAEGNAFNGTVTDQATYWDTQIPFEHQGKYHLWGFNGADPNGADQRTGTLTSNIFELSGNGDVSFLVGGGDEMDGEKKYDLYVALVRASDGKELFKATGPESESYKRVTWKASEYVGEKVYIKVVDQHIGGFGHLNVDDFQVKGRGMLSHWSFDEQKGHTALESVKNEQLKVEYVFNEAKYKPSTDPLWRKGVVGQALLFDGYSTYINQPIKKAAQPSDALTIEAWVAPRSYEWGDLGQLSAIVNQHNKAQGEGYILGMGRHGKWSFQAGMNGEWKEVWAKEDKPLEKDQWSYIVATFDQDEKKMKLFLNGDLVGEVDTPRNATITATENNLLIGKHNSAAVLSSFTANMFNGMIDDLKIYNKALSEEEIKSHYQQVITSHENEQLPLPDLSFDRSVYDGDRYRPQYHFLSPGHWMNEPHAPFYYNGKYHLFYQHNPQGPYWHQIHWGHAVSDDMVHWEDAPVALAPSGVSPDGVWSGSASFDENGEPVLFFTAGDDSKTPNQMTGLAKPMDVQDPMLKMWDMLEHPVTVQAPDLPAEEGKVMYGQFRDPFVWQDGDTWYQIVGSGIENVGGSALLYTSKDLENWEYNGPFFTGNSKAYPKTGDVWELPVFLPIGKDANGEQKYAFFINPWFKSYSEHNVKYVFHWVGSWDKEKNKFIPDHEEPKLFDYGVHFTGPSGMIDDKGRSILFSIAQDRRTDQEHYDAGWAHNAGLPLELSLLKNGELGVEPIKELETLRGKQLINIRNSSLSKANKKLEKVKGDMLEIILEIKAKSDEKYGIKVRQSGDSSEEVNLYFDETNEQFGVDASKMSVDPDVAKTSSSGTLSTEGENVKLHIFLDRSMIETYANGQKSITTRAYPTKADALGLELWSKNGKANIVSMKVYEMGSAYSDTVVQAYYGDDTPKEEIPHGELMNHDFQTGDLTGWTIVEGNTFTNDHVTNKNDWGWGGPFGQATTSTDPNKFHLWGFHPDHGGDAATGVLKSADFVLGGDGQIDFLTSGGADEQLLYVALVDAETNEILMKATGHNGEAYRRVRWDASEFIGRKLYIQVVDKHTGGWGHINLDDVNVPVELEGK
- the brnQ gene encoding branched-chain amino acid transport system II carrier protein; this encodes MQQKIPFSTYALIGTMLFGLYFGAGNLIFPIQLGQLAGTNFWPALIGFLVTAIGLPFLGILAIGLSGSTGLRDLASRVHPLFGVVFAMALYLTIGPFFAIPRTATVPFVVGFEPYINPDSASLWLGLFSLVFFAIVYYFSLNPAKIMDYVGKYLTPAFLLFLFILIVTAILKPMGNFGEPTGEYKNLAFMTGFKEGYNTMDALASLAFGIVVINAIKSQGITETKAIAKATWQSGVFAMGLMTLIYGLITFMGASSITAVGTFTNGGEIFAAVSQHYFGSFGNILLAIIIVLACLKTSIGLITACSEFFHNVFPKVSYRWFVLMLCIVSFAIANFGLNNIILFSIPVLMFLYPLAIVLILLALFSPLFKGKQSVFAASMLLTFFVSIIDGYSTLATYLPGATVGLFESVKTFYVNYLPLYQIGLGWMLPAFIGVIIGLIWPSKTK
- a CDS encoding NAD(P)H-dependent flavin oxidoreductase; its protein translation is MWYQNKLTELLGLDYPIIQAPMAGGVTTSRFVSTVSNAGALGMIGAGYMQPDELRLQIREIKSLTTRTFGVNLFIPEQPEISEEGINEANELLQPLRNTLGIKGELPTYENGSTFEEKVKIIIEEKVPVCSFTFGIPSEDVIRELKKHKIIVIGTATTVNEAVINENMGMDAVVVQGSEAGGHRGTFIKDTQESLIGLMALVPQVVDRVSIPVIASGGVMDGRGLIASMFLGSKAVQMGTAFLTTIESGAHEEHKNAILQATEDETMLTTVFSGKPARGINNQFMKGLKHSEHLIAAYPIQHYLTSPIRKEAARQNNPEFMSLWSGQGVRMSQRQTVHELINGIVSQVDQLLKEF